The following nucleotide sequence is from Geitlerinema sp. PCC 9228.
TCCTTTGGCGTCACATAGCAAAGCATCGCCGTACCGTACCAGCCGGCCATGGCCGCCCCAATGGCCGAGGTAATATGATCGTATCCCGGCGCGATGTCAGTAACCAACGGACCCAATACGTAGAAAGGTGCTTCGGAACACTCTTCCATTTGCTTTTTCACGTTAAACTCGATTTGGTCCATGGGAACGTGTCCGGGACCTTCTACCATCACCTGCACGTCGTGTTCCCAAGCTTTCCGGGTAAGCTGTCCCAAGGTTTTTAACTCTGCCAGTTGCGCCTCATCCGAGGCATCGTGGGTACAGCCGGGACGCAGGGAATCGCCCAAACTGAAGGAAACGTCGTATTTTTTGAAAATTTCGATGATATCTTCAAAATGGGTATAAAGGGGATTTTGTTGGTGATGGTGCAACATCCACTGGGCTAAAATGCCACCGCCGCGGGAAACAATGCCGGTTATGCGGTTTTTTACCAAAGGCAAATGTTCGATGAGAAGACCAGCGTGGATGGTTTGGTAGTCTACCCCTTGTTGGGCATGCTTTTCGATAACGTGCAGAAAGTCATCGGCGGTGAGATTTTCTACGTTCCCGTGGACGCTCTCCATGGCTTGGTACACGGGCACCGTACCGATGGGAACTGGCGAAGCTTCGATGATGGCGCTGCGGATCTCGTCTAAGTTGCCGCCGCCGGTAGATAAGTCCATCACCGTATCGGCACCAT
It contains:
- the thiC gene encoding phosphomethylpyrimidine synthase, whose translation is MRKEWIAKRRGEGNVTQMHYARQGVITEEMHHVAKRENLSPELVRDEVARGRMIIPANINHPNLEPMCIGIASKCKVNANLGASPNSSDLNEEVDKMKLAVKYGADTVMDLSTGGGNLDEIRSAIIEASPVPIGTVPVYQAMESVHGNVENLTADDFLHVIEKHAQQGVDYQTIHAGLLIEHLPLVKNRITGIVSRGGGILAQWMLHHHQQNPLYTHFEDIIEIFKKYDVSFSLGDSLRPGCTHDASDEAQLAELKTLGQLTRKAWEHDVQVMVEGPGHVPMDQIEFNVKKQMEECSEAPFYVLGPLVTDIAPGYDHITSAIGAAMAGWYGTAMLCYVTPKEHLGLPNAEDVRNGLIAYKIAAHAADMARHRQGASDRDNAISEARYNFDWNRQFELALDPDRAREYHDETLPSDIYKTAEFCSMCGPKFCPMQTKVDADALSELEKFLARDEKETANRS